GTGGCGAGCGACCCGAGGACGGCGCCGACGGGGGGTCCGCCGACGGCCGGTTGGCCGCCGACGATTCCGCCGCGGACCGCGACGTAGATGCGGCATCCGTGCACGGGGGCGCCCAGGCGCAGTACCTGCCCGTCGCGCAGCAGGAGGGTGGCGTTGTGGCCGACGGACCGATCGTCGACGAGTAGATCCGCGGGGGCGCCGGTCGCCGCGAGCACGGTGTCGCCGATCGCCCGGAGCGCCAGACCGCCGTAGGCGGCTTCGATACCGGCGCAATCGTCGTGATTGCCGACGAGCCGATTCGCCAGGCGCAGCGCCTCCCGGTCGGCCGCGCCCGACCGCGCCACGCCCAGGTGTGCGTTCCCGCCGCGTCCCAAGTCTTCGATGAGCGCCATCGGTCCGGTGGCCACCACGGCCAACCCCCGTCGCGCGCCGGGCCCGCTCACCGACCGGGCTCCGCGTCGAGATCGGCGAAGCGCACGATCGTGCCCGCGCGCAGCGGCGTGGGGGGATCGGCCGTGCTGTCCCAGAGCCGGATGTCGGTGTGGCCCAACAGGTTCCAGCCGCCCGGGCTGACCCCGGGATAGACCGCGGAGTAGCCGGCCGCCACCGCGACCGAACCGGCCGGCACCCGTGGGCGCGACTGGGCGCGCCGGGGCATCTCGCACGGCGGACAACTCTCGTCGGGATCGGCGGGGACGAGGTAGCCGAAGCCGGGGGCGAAACCCATGAACTCCACCCGCCAGCGCGTGCCCGTGTGGCTCGCGACGACCGCGCCGGTGGTCCAGCCGAGGTGCAGCGCGACGTCGTGCAGATCGGGCCCGTCGTAGCGCACCCCGATCACGATCTCGTCGTCGACGGCCTCCTCGACCGCGTCGGCGCCGCTGCGCAACGCGCGGCGCACGGCGAGGTGATCCAGACCCCGCGCCGGGGATCCCTGGACGAGGATCGTCGTCGCGGCGGGGACCAGGTCGACGACGCCGGGCAGCTCCCCCGCACCCAGCGCGCGGCGCAATGCCGCTGTGGCGTCGGCGGTTTCCTTCCGCGGTGCCGGGGTGGACCCGAAGTCGAGCAGCACCGCACCTCGGCCCGCTGGTCGCTCGCGCATGAGTCCAACCTATCCGCTGCGGTGTTGCGGGCATGTTGCGAACCAGACCCAGCTGCAACGAGGTGTGGGTGCAGGCGCTAGTTTGTAGTTGAAACTCTCACCTGAGTAAAGGGGTTCTCGTGTCTGCTGAAAACAGCGCAGCGACCGATTCGGCCTCGGCTACGTTCACCTACCCCGGTGGCCAGCTCGAGCTTCCTATCCTTGACGCCACCGACGGCAGTGATTCGGTGGCGCTGGGCAACTTCCTGTCGCAGACGGGGATGACGACCTACGACGGCGGTTTCGTGAACACCGCGTCGTGCAAGTCGGCCATCACCTACATCGACGGCGACCAGGGCATTCTGCGGTACCGCGGCATCCCCATCGACCAGCTCGCGGAGCGCTCGACCTTCATCGAGGTCAGCTACCTGCTGATCTACGGCGAACTCCCGACGCCGACGCAGCTGGCCGACTTCACCGAGCAGATCCAGCGGCACACCCTGTTGCACGAGGACCTCAAGCGCTTCTTCGACGGTTTCCCGCGCAACGCGCACCCGATGCCGGTGCTGTCGAGCGCCGTCAACGCGCTGTCGGCCTACTACCAGGATTCGCTGGACCCGAAGGATCCCGAGCAGGTCGACCTCTCGACCATCCGCCTGTTGGCGAAGCTGCCGACGATCGCGGCGTACGCGTACAAGAAGTCGGTCGGCCAGCCGTTCCTCTACCCGGACAACTCGCTCAACCTGGTGGAGAACTTCCTGCGCATGACCTTCGGCTTCCCGGCCGAGCCCTACGAGGTGGACCCCGAGGTCGCCAAGGCCCTCGACATGCTGTTCATCCTGCACGCCGACCACGAGCAGAACTGTTCGACGTCGACGGTCCGCCTCGTCGGATCGAGCCAGGCCAACCTGTTCACCTCGATCTCCGGCGGGATCAACGCGCTGTGGGGCCCGCTGCACGGCGGCGCCAACCAGGCGGTCCTGGAGATGCTCGACGAGATCCGCGCCGACGGCGGCGACACCAAGAAGTTCATGACGCGCGTCAAGAACAAGGAAGACGGCGTGAAGCTCATGGGCTTCGGGCACCGCGTCTACAAGAACTACGACCCGCGCGCGGCGATCGTGAAGAAGACCGCCGACCAGATCCTGGCGACCCTCGGCGTGAGCGACGACCTGCTCGACATCGCGAAGGGCCTCGAAGAGGTCGCGTTGCACGACGACTACTTCGTCGAGCGCAAGCTCTACCCGAACGTCGACTTCTACACCGGCGTCATCTACCGGGCGATGGGCTTCCCGACCCGCATGTTCACCGTGCTGTTCGCCCTCGGCCGACTGCCCGGCTGGATCGCCCACTGGCGCGAGATGCACAACGATCCGACCACCAAGATCGGCCGACCGCGCCAGCTCTACATCGGCCACACCGAGCGCGACTACATCGAGATGGGGAAGCGGTAATCATGGCGAATCTGGAGAAGCCCGAAGTCGAGTTCCCGGACGGCCCCGCGCCGACCGAGCTGGAGATCACCGACATCGTCGTCGGCGACGGCGACGAGGCGCTGCCCGGCTCGACCGTCGACGTCCACTACGTCGGCGTCGAATACGACAGCGGCGAGGAGTTCGACTCGTCGTGGAGCCGCGGCGAGTCCGTCGATTTCCCGCTCAACCGGCTGATCCCCGGTTGGCAGGAGGGCATCCCGGGCATGAAGGTGGGCGGCCGTCGTCGTCTCGTCGTGCCCCCGGCCCTCGCCTACGGGCCGGCCGGTGCCGGTCACCGGCTCTCGGGCAAGACCCTCGTCTTCGTGATCGACCTGCTCGGCGTCAGCTAGCGGTCACCCGCACGTCAGACGAAGAACGCCCCGGCAGCTGCCGGGGCGTTCTTTTTGGCTTCTCAGCCGGCGCTTCGCAACCAGCGCGCTCAGCTGAGCGGGGGCGGCGGCGGATCGTTGCGCATCGCGCACAACGCCCTTGCCCGGTCGCCGTGGCCGGTCCGTGTGATCTTCAGCTTGCGGTTGACGCTGAGCTTGCAGGTCGCCGACTGGCCCTCCTGCTGGATCTTCACCGCGAGGATCTGCACCGGCACCTTGCTGATGAAACTGATCCGACGGTGGTATTGCCCGGTGGGCAGTTTCTCGTCCTGGCGGAAGTCGAAGTGCTGCTGGCGCAGGATATTGACCCCGTTGTAGTACGAGACCGTCGTCCACGTGGTGTCGGAGTAGACGTCGAAGGTGATGAGGTCGCCGTTGCCCGGGTAACGCCAGCTCGCGTCGGCGTGACCGGCGGTGGCGGCGCCCACGCCGATGGCGGCGGCGACGGTGGCGAGGGCGGCAGCGGCGGAGATCCGCAGAGTCGGGGTGCGCATGGGGTGAAAGTCTAGCCAGCCGGCGCGCGGACGGGGGCGGGACGGTAGGTTGGCGGCCATGATCTACAGCTCAACACAGGATTTGGTAACCACAATCGAGCTCGGGCGGGAAGACAAGCGCAACGCTCTCGACGAGGAGATGGTCGCCCAGCTGTCCGACGCCTTCGCCGCCGCCGTCGACGGGGGATCGCGCACCATCGTGCTGACCGGGCGCGGCCCGGTCTTCTGCGCCGGCGCCGACCTGTCCGGCCCGGTGTACGACCCGGCCTTCCTGGACAAGCTGGTCGCGACGTTGCGCGAGATCGAGGCGGTCCCGGTCCCGGTGATCGCCGCCCTCAACGGTGCCGCGCTGGGTGCGGGGCTGCAGCTCGCGATGGCCGCGGACCTGCGCGTGATGGTCCCCGGCGCCCTGGCCGGAATCCCGGCGGCGAAGATCGGCGTCGCCGTCGACGAGTGGACCATCCGACGGCTGGTCTCGCTGGTCGGGGCGGGCCATGCGCGCGGCATGCTCATCGGCTGCGAGCCCCTCACCGCCGACCGCGCGCTCTCGGTCGGGTTCGCCAACCGGGTCGGCGACCTCGCCGACGCGCAGCACTGGGCCGCCACTCTCGCGACGCTGGCCCCCCTGACGCTGCAGCACTACAAGCTGGTCCTCAACGGCGACGGCGCCCGCGACGAGGCGCCCGCCGAGCGGGCCGAGGCGATGATGCGCGCATGGACGAGCGAGGATCTCGCGGAGGGTCGCGCGGCGCGCGTCGAACGCCGGACACCGGTGTTCCAGGGGCGCTGAGGTCTCAGTCGCCCGAGAACCGGATCTCCCCGCTGCTCACAGGAAGCACTTCCCCTCGCCGCGGTAGGTCGGCACGACGTCGATGACGCGCGGGCCGCCGTCGGCGCCGCGGTCGATGATGGCCGCCTCGGTGGCGTGCTCGGCCGGTTCGCCGGACTTGGTGTGGCGGAACCAGACGCGGTCGCCGATGTCGAGGCGCCGGGCGCCGTGCCCGCGCAGCGGTGTCTGCACCTCACCGGCTGCCTCGGCGGGAACATAGGAGAGGTCCGCGGGCCACACCGGCCGCGGTAGCCGGTCGAGTCCGGGTGGACCAGAGGCGATCCAGCCGCCGCCCAGTGTCGTGACGATGTCGCGGGCCGGGCGTCGCACGACGTCCAGGCCGAAGGACATGGCCGGTGCCGGCCGGAAATGCGCGTAGCCGTCGAAGAGGTGGCCGCCGAAGAATCCACTGCCCGCGGCGATGTCGGTCACCGACGGATCGGCCGCGGTTGCCTCGATCGAGCCGGTGCCACCGGCGTTGACGAATTCGAGGTCGGCCACGTCGCGGATCGCCGCGATCGCCTTGCCGCGTCGACGGATCAGTTCGCGCATCGAGCGCGATTGGACGACACCGATCGCCTGGTTGCGGATCGCACCGTCGACATCGTTGGCCACCCCGGCGACCTGCGCCTCGTAGGACATGACGCCGACGAGGGCCAATCCCGGACGGGCGGCGATCGTGCGGGCCAAGGTCTTCGCGTCGCCGACCGTGTGCACCGGCGAACGGCGCACGCCGAGGTGGACGAGGCCGCGCGCATAGCGCAGCGAGGCGTCGAGGTCGATCGCGACGCGGACGACCCCCCGCGTCGACGGCGGGGCGGCGACGTCGACGGCGTCGAGGTGTTCGACCGAGTCCACCAGGAGGGTGACCCGGGCGCGGGCCTCGTCGTCGGCGATCAGCGCGGCGAGCGCGGCCGTCGACACCGACGGGTAGCCGAGCAGCACGTCGGGGATCTCGGCGACGGTGGCCAGCCAGCGCGCCTCGTCGACGGTGTAGGCGAGCACACCGGCGAAGCCGTCACGGCGCAGGATGTCGCTGATCACCGAGCGGATGCGCAGCGATTTGCTCGCGACCCGGATCGGCACCCCACCCGCTCGACGGCGCAGGTCGGCGATGTTGTGTTCGAGGGCCAGCGCGTCGATGGCCAGCACCGGGGCCGACAGGCGGGCGGCGCGAACGGCGGCGTCGATCGCGGCCCAGTACGCATCCGGGTCGGTCCGCCACTCCTCGGTCATGGCCGTTTGGCCAGGTCGTCCTCGGCCGCGTAGGAGAGCATCCAGCGCACCGTCC
This genomic interval from Gordonia sp. X0973 contains the following:
- a CDS encoding enoyl-CoA hydratase, which encodes MIYSSTQDLVTTIELGREDKRNALDEEMVAQLSDAFAAAVDGGSRTIVLTGRGPVFCAGADLSGPVYDPAFLDKLVATLREIEAVPVPVIAALNGAALGAGLQLAMAADLRVMVPGALAGIPAAKIGVAVDEWTIRRLVSLVGAGHARGMLIGCEPLTADRALSVGFANRVGDLADAQHWAATLATLAPLTLQHYKLVLNGDGARDEAPAERAEAMMRAWTSEDLAEGRAARVERRTPVFQGR
- a CDS encoding allophanate hydrolase subunit 1, whose translation is MRERPAGRGAVLLDFGSTPAPRKETADATAALRRALGAGELPGVVDLVPAATTILVQGSPARGLDHLAVRRALRSGADAVEEAVDDEIVIGVRYDGPDLHDVALHLGWTTGAVVASHTGTRWRVEFMGFAPGFGYLVPADPDESCPPCEMPRRAQSRPRVPAGSVAVAAGYSAVYPGVSPGGWNLLGHTDIRLWDSTADPPTPLRAGTIVRFADLDAEPGR
- a CDS encoding FKBP-type peptidyl-prolyl cis-trans isomerase; translation: MANLEKPEVEFPDGPAPTELEITDIVVGDGDEALPGSTVDVHYVGVEYDSGEEFDSSWSRGESVDFPLNRLIPGWQEGIPGMKVGGRRRLVVPPALAYGPAGAGHRLSGKTLVFVIDLLGVS
- a CDS encoding alanine racemase, whose product is MTEEWRTDPDAYWAAIDAAVRAARLSAPVLAIDALALEHNIADLRRRAGGVPIRVASKSLRIRSVISDILRRDGFAGVLAYTVDEARWLATVAEIPDVLLGYPSVSTAALAALIADDEARARVTLLVDSVEHLDAVDVAAPPSTRGVVRVAIDLDASLRYARGLVHLGVRRSPVHTVGDAKTLARTIAARPGLALVGVMSYEAQVAGVANDVDGAIRNQAIGVVQSRSMRELIRRRGKAIAAIRDVADLEFVNAGGTGSIEATAADPSVTDIAAGSGFFGGHLFDGYAHFRPAPAMSFGLDVVRRPARDIVTTLGGGWIASGPPGLDRLPRPVWPADLSYVPAEAAGEVQTPLRGHGARRLDIGDRVWFRHTKSGEPAEHATEAAIIDRGADGGPRVIDVVPTYRGEGKCFL
- a CDS encoding citrate synthase; its protein translation is MSAENSAATDSASATFTYPGGQLELPILDATDGSDSVALGNFLSQTGMTTYDGGFVNTASCKSAITYIDGDQGILRYRGIPIDQLAERSTFIEVSYLLIYGELPTPTQLADFTEQIQRHTLLHEDLKRFFDGFPRNAHPMPVLSSAVNALSAYYQDSLDPKDPEQVDLSTIRLLAKLPTIAAYAYKKSVGQPFLYPDNSLNLVENFLRMTFGFPAEPYEVDPEVAKALDMLFILHADHEQNCSTSTVRLVGSSQANLFTSISGGINALWGPLHGGANQAVLEMLDEIRADGGDTKKFMTRVKNKEDGVKLMGFGHRVYKNYDPRAAIVKKTADQILATLGVSDDLLDIAKGLEEVALHDDYFVERKLYPNVDFYTGVIYRAMGFPTRMFTVLFALGRLPGWIAHWREMHNDPTTKIGRPRQLYIGHTERDYIEMGKR